A single genomic interval of Electrophorus electricus isolate fEleEle1 chromosome 4, fEleEle1.pri, whole genome shotgun sequence harbors:
- the sh3bgrl3 gene encoding SH3 domain-binding glutamic acid-rich-like protein 3: MGIKLYYTTVTASREVKSQQAEVMRILESKNIHFELIDISVGGALRDEMRTKSGNPTAVPPQIFNEDQYCGNYEMFSEAVEADTVEQFLKMV, encoded by the exons ATGGGCATCAAACTATATTATACCACGGTTACTGCTTCAAGGGAG GTGAAGTCACAGCAGGCTGAGGTGATGCGTATCCTGGAGAGCAAGAACATTCATTTTGAACTGATTGACATTTCAGTGGGTGGAGCACTTCGAGATGAGATGAGGACCAAATCGGGTAACCCCacagcagtaccacctcagATATTTAATGAAGATCAGTACTGTGGG AACTATGAGATGTTTTCAGAAGCAGTAGAGGCAGACACAGTGGAGCAGTTCCTAAAAATGGTGTAA
- the trnau1apa gene encoding tRNA selenocysteine 1-associated protein 1 has product MSTLWMGNLESYMDEDFIVHAFATMREAVKKVRLIRNKKTGDPAGYCFVDFADEATAERCLRKVNGKPIPGAMPPKRFKLSRATGIGAQKDNSPSFSLFVSDLTPDVDDGMLYEFFCNHFPSCYGGKIVLDSEGYSKCCGFVSFTSQRDQKRALAEFQGAVGLGKRALRLSLACNKLNKKQDTESQSSNFYAESYNTCDQHLYFCQVFDTMSAMNYDYYYTNYSQDVIQSYQEIEDDSLEYPNPELDVMETNRRFMEKSEELYDALINCSCQPPESWDGVTCSIECCLPEPIFEWGKISLQ; this is encoded by the exons atgagcACTCTTTGGATGGGAAAT CTGGAATCTTACATGGATGAAGATTTCATCGTCCATGCGTTTGCAACAATGAGAGAAGCAGTAAAGAAAGTGAGGTTAATTCGCAATAAAAAAACTGG GGATCCTGCTGGCTACTGTTTTGTGGATTTTGCTGATGAAGCCACAGCTGAAAGATGCCTCCGCAAAGTGAACGGAAAGCCGATACCTGGCGCTATGCcg CCCAAAAGATTCAAACTGAGTCGGGCCACAGGAATCGGGGCACAGAAGGACAACAG tccctccttctctctctttgtatcaGATCTTACACCAGATGTAGATGATGGCATGCTGTATGAGTTTTTTTGCAACCACTTCCCTTCATGCTATGGTGGGAAAATAGTCCTGGACAGTGAAGGCTACTCAAA ATGCTGTGGTTTTGTGAGCTTTACCAGCCAGAGAGACCAGAAGAGGGCCTTGGCTGAGTTTCAGGGTGCTGTTGGATTAGGAAAGAGGGCATTGCGTCTCAGTTTAGCCTGCAATAAATT GAATAAgaaacaggacacagagagCCAATCTTCAAATTTTTATGCAGAGAGCTACAACACCTGTGATcagcatttatatttttgccaGGTTTTTGATACCATGAGTGCCATGAACTATGACTACTACTACACAAACTACTCTCAGGACGTGATACAG AGTTATCAGGAGATTGAAGATGACAGTCTGGAGT ACCCAAATCCTGAGTTGGATGTTATGGAGACCAATAGAAGGTTTATGGAAAAGAGTGAAGAACTGTACGATGCTTTGATTAACTGCTCCTGCCAGCCTCCAGAGTCATGGGATGGAGTCACCTGTAGCATAGAGTGCTGCCTTCCAGAGCCAATTTTTGAATGGGGAAAAATAAGTTTGCAATGA